The Vicia villosa cultivar HV-30 ecotype Madison, WI linkage group LG1, Vvil1.0, whole genome shotgun sequence genome includes a region encoding these proteins:
- the LOC131655402 gene encoding uncharacterized protein LOC131655402 has product MVHPDNNPKAGVKVPEKVNEDAKPNEVRDNVKKIVVAINVRQQFTNEMNFTSRLHLFEWIQIEASKFGFDVVIARSDNGSSRRQEFVVMTCERSGKYVPKVQTLKHDDTKSRKCVCPFKLCASCRINGLWCFSVICGIHNHALDTKLQGHPIVCRLKSEEKEFISELSIIKVASRNILVDLKRKDHKVFQISGRYTMNVINRASRKEV; this is encoded by the coding sequence atggtgcaccccgacaACAATCCCAAAGCTGGTGTAAAGGTTCCGGAGAAGGTCAATGAAGATGCTAAGCCGAATGAAGTGAGGGACAATGTTAAAAAGATTGTTGTCGCGATAAATGTtcgacaacaatttacaaatgaaatgAATTTCACCTCTCGTCTACATTTGTTTGAATGGATCCAAATTGAAGCTAGCAAATTTGGGTTTGACGTTGTGATAGCAAGGTCCGACAATGGCAGTAGTAGAAGACAAGAATTTGTTGTGATGACATGCGAGAGAAGTGGGAAATATGTTCCAAAAGTTCAGACGTTAAAACATGACGACACGAAATCGAGAAAATGTGTGTGTCCGTTTAAATTGTGCGCATCTTGTAGGATTAATGGTTTGTGGTGTTTTAGTGTCATTTGCGGTATTCATAATCATGCATTGGACACCAAGCTACAAGGGCATCCAATAGTGTGTCGGCTTAAGTCGGAAGAGAAGGAATTTATTTCAGAATTATCGATAATCAAAGTTGCGTCGAGAAACATACTTGTCGATTTGAAACGAAAAGACCACAAAGTGTTTCAAATATCAGGCAGATATACAATGAACGTTATAAACCGAGCATCGCGAAAAGAGGTCTGA
- the LOC131644307 gene encoding serine/threonine protein phosphatase 2A regulatory subunit B''beta-like translates to MDVEETGRLVDLDPEMLQLQEVSPLALKSSPYVAEELFSHWLSLPDTGRLIKSLLADAKVGVPFSAPENLTNTNALSINPLPSLFPAGSTPPLSPRSSSGSPRTIKQKTSPSSLGSPLKVVRESVREIIPQFYFKNGRPPPNEMKDHFLFQVDNRFYGHMDGLQLLEFKSFTKEICKIPSFFSTILFKKIDVNFTGTITRDQFIDYWFRGNMLAKDLPTQIYTLLKQPHQTYLVQDDFKPILRELLSSHPGLEFLQSTPEFQERYAETVIHRIFYYMNRSGNGRLTLRELKRGNLIDAMLHVDEEEDINKVLRYFSYEHFYVVYCKFWELDTDHDFFIDRENLIKYGNHSLTYRIVDRIFSQVPRKFSSKVEGKMNYEDFVHFILAEEDKSSEPSLEYWFRCIDLDGNGVLTPNEMLFFYEEQLHRMECMAQEPVLFEDILCQIVDMIGPENEGYITLRDVKSSKLSGNVFNILFNLNKFIAFESRDPYLIRQEREDPNMTEWDRFAHREYVRLSMEEDGEDMSNASGDVWEESLEAPF, encoded by the exons ATGGACGTGGAGGAGACTGGGAGGTTGGTGGATTTGGACCCAGAGATGTTGCAGCTTCAAGAGGTGTCTCCTCTTGCACTGAAATCGAGTCCATATGTTGCTGAGGAGCTTTTCTCGCATTGGCTTTCGCTTCCGGATACTGGTCGCCTG ATTAAGTCATTGCTTGCTGATGCAAAAGTTGGAGTTCCCTTTAGTGCACCTGAGAACTTAACAAATACTAATGCTCTTTCAATCAACCCGTTACCTTCCTTATTTCCTGCTGGGAGTACACCGCCGCTTTCACCACGCAGTTCATCTGGTTCGCCACGGACCATAAAACAAAAAACTAGCCCTTCTTCATTAGGTTCTCCATTAAAAGTAGTCCGTGAGTCTGTTAGGGAGATAATTCCTCAG TTCTACTTCAAAAATGGCCGTCCACCTCCAAATGAAATGAAAGACCATTTCCTGTTTCAAGTTGATAATCGATTTTACGGTCATATGGATGGTTTGCAATTACTTG AATTCAAGTCTTTTACAAAAGAGATATGCAAAATTCCCTCGTTTTTCTCCACCATTCTTTTCAAAAAGATTGATGTCAATTTTACAGGAACCATAACAAG GGATCAATTTATTGACTATTGGTTTCGAGGCAACATGTTAGCTAAAGATTTACCGACACAAATATACACTTTACTGAAGCAGCCACATCAAACATACCTTGTACAG GATGATTTCAAACCTATCTTGAGGGAACTATTGTCCTCTCATCCTGGATTGGAGTTTTTGCAAAGCACGCCTGAATTTCAGGAACGATATG cCGAGACTGTCATACATAGAATATTTTACTACATGAATAGATCTGGAAATGGCCGACTTACTCTCAGGGAGTTGAAACGTGGGAACCTAATTGATGCCATGCTGCATGTAGATGAAGAAGAGGATATTAATAAAGTTCTGAG GTACTTCTCCTACGAGCATTTCTACGTAGTTTACTGCAAATTTTGGGAGCTCGACACAGATCACGACTTTTTCATTGACAGAGAGAACCTTATTAAATATGGGAACCATTCTCTTACATATCGGATTGTTGATAGAATTTTTTCCCAG GTTCCACGGAAGTTTAGCAGTAAAGTTGAAGGAAAGATGAACTACGAAGATTTTGTTCATTTCATACTTGCAGAGGAAGATAAGTCATCTGAGCCTAGTCTGGAATACTG GTTCAGATGCATTGACTTAGATGGAAATGGAGTATTGACCCCAAATGAAATGCTGTTCTTTTACGAGGAGCAGCTGCACAGGATGGAATGCATGGCCCAAGAGCCTGTGCTTTTCGAAGATATCTTGTGTCAGATTGTTGATATGATTGGACCCGAG AATGAAGGATATATCACATTACGAGATGTGAAAAGCAGCAAACTTTCTGGAAATGTTTTCAACATTCTTTTCAATCTCAACAAGTTCATTGCGTTTGAATCTCGTGATCCGTATCTTATACGTCAG GAACGCGAGGATCCAAATATGACAGAGTGGGACCGTTTTGCACACAGGGAGTATGTTAGACTTTCCATGGAAGAAGATGGTGAAGACATGTCAAATGCCAGTGGAGATGTCTGGGAAGAATCACTTGAGGCCCCTTTCTGA